A single region of the Rhodococcus sp. W8901 genome encodes:
- a CDS encoding NADH:flavin oxidoreductase: MNSTPPTPTATPASAIWEPARLGPLTLRNRIIKAATFEGVMPHGRVTAELIDFHAEVARGGAAMTTVAYCAVSPGGRVHNNTLVLDGNTGRDLRQLTDAVHAEGSLACAQIGHAGLVANQRANKSRTLAPSTRISAPAMGLVRAATRDQLEQVARDFENAARVAVDAGFDALEVHLGHNYLLSSFLSPNLNRRTDVYGGSVVARSRFPREVLERIRTAVGGSVAVTAKFNMADGVPGGLWLDQSLQIARLIESDGHLDGMQLTGGSSLLNGMYYFRGEVPMAEFVAAQPKLVGLGLKVYGPRILPTYPFEEAFFLPLARQFREALSMPLILLGGINDLDTVRTALHDGFEFVAMARALLRDPYLPEKFRRGLATEGLCIHCNKCMPTIYTGTRCVVREALWENTRAR; this comes from the coding sequence GTGAATTCGACGCCGCCCACGCCCACGGCCACGCCCGCATCGGCGATCTGGGAGCCGGCCCGGCTGGGCCCGCTGACGCTGCGCAACCGAATCATCAAGGCCGCCACCTTCGAAGGCGTCATGCCGCACGGCCGGGTCACCGCCGAGCTGATCGACTTCCACGCCGAGGTGGCGCGCGGGGGAGCGGCGATGACGACCGTCGCCTACTGCGCCGTCTCGCCGGGCGGACGCGTGCACAACAACACGCTCGTCCTCGACGGGAACACCGGACGGGACCTGCGGCAGCTCACCGACGCCGTGCACGCCGAGGGGTCGCTGGCCTGCGCCCAGATCGGGCACGCCGGCCTGGTCGCGAACCAGCGCGCGAACAAGTCCCGGACGCTGGCGCCGTCGACCCGGATCAGCGCTCCCGCAATGGGTTTGGTACGTGCCGCGACCCGCGACCAGCTCGAGCAGGTGGCCCGGGACTTCGAGAACGCGGCGCGAGTGGCCGTCGACGCCGGGTTCGACGCGCTCGAGGTCCACCTGGGCCACAACTATCTGCTGAGCAGCTTCCTGAGCCCCAACCTCAACAGGCGCACCGACGTGTACGGCGGCAGCGTCGTCGCGCGGTCCCGGTTTCCGCGCGAGGTGCTCGAACGGATCCGCACGGCGGTCGGCGGTTCCGTCGCGGTCACCGCCAAGTTCAACATGGCCGACGGTGTCCCCGGGGGACTGTGGCTGGACCAGAGCCTGCAGATCGCCCGGCTGATCGAGTCGGACGGCCACCTCGACGGGATGCAACTCACCGGCGGCAGCTCGCTGCTCAACGGCATGTACTACTTCCGCGGCGAGGTCCCGATGGCCGAATTCGTTGCCGCGCAACCGAAACTGGTGGGACTGGGACTCAAGGTCTACGGACCGCGGATCCTTCCGACCTACCCGTTCGAGGAGGCCTTCTTCCTGCCCCTCGCCCGGCAGTTCCGCGAGGCGCTGTCGATGCCGCTGATCCTGCTCGGCGGCATCAACGATCTCGACACCGTCCGCACCGCACTCCACGACGGCTTCGAGTTCGTCGCCATGGCACGCGCGCTGCTCCGCGATCCGTACCTGCCGGAGAAGTTCCGACGCGGGCTCGCGACCGAGGGACTGTGCATCCACTGCAACAAGTGCATGCCCACGATCTACACCGGGACGCGGTGCGTCGTGCGCGAGGCGCTGTGGGAGAACACCCGGGCCCGATAG